One Mucilaginibacter ginkgonis genomic region harbors:
- a CDS encoding relaxase/mobilization nuclease domain-containing protein has translation MVAKIKTGRSISGAINYNEHKVRLGKAELILAQGYLKEPADLTFTDKLQRLTDLTQRNERTLVNTLHVSLNFAVSEHLEKDLLQQIADDYMDGLGFGKQPYLVYQHHDAGHPHLHIVTTNIEPDGKRISFHLLANKASESARKQVELTYNLVKAEDQGKQQNVIGKPLEMVDYGKSELKRSITNVVSEVIRAYKFTSIPELNAVLNQYNITADRGSKDSRMYEKNGLVYWVLDGKGNRLGVPIKASSIYGKPTLKHLEDRFRLNEVLRKPLKERLKTVLDKALLTPVSKAAFQKKLKADGIQVIFRQNEEGRLYGITFVDHQSKAVFNGSDLGKNYSAAALMNWFRNDEINRSETVSARETNNRNAPGFADKFSGSNPTGGDSDSLLNILFKEEQQDMAALGRLQQNKRKKRRKGNSL, from the coding sequence ATGGTCGCAAAAATTAAAACCGGGAGAAGTATCAGCGGCGCAATAAATTACAATGAACACAAAGTGAGGCTGGGGAAAGCAGAGCTGATTTTGGCACAAGGCTACCTCAAAGAACCGGCTGACTTAACGTTCACTGATAAGCTGCAAAGGTTGACCGATTTAACTCAACGCAATGAGCGGACGCTCGTCAATACGCTGCATGTATCGCTGAATTTTGCGGTGAGCGAACACCTCGAAAAAGACCTGCTTCAGCAGATCGCCGATGATTACATGGATGGTTTAGGTTTCGGTAAACAGCCCTATTTGGTCTATCAGCATCACGATGCCGGGCACCCTCATTTGCATATAGTCACTACTAATATCGAGCCGGACGGTAAACGGATCAGCTTTCATTTACTTGCCAACAAGGCTTCCGAAAGTGCCAGAAAACAGGTTGAATTAACTTACAATTTGGTGAAGGCAGAAGACCAGGGCAAGCAGCAAAACGTCATCGGTAAGCCGTTGGAAATGGTAGACTATGGTAAGTCCGAATTGAAAAGATCAATCACCAATGTGGTTAGCGAAGTGATTAGAGCCTATAAATTTACGAGCATACCTGAACTAAATGCGGTCTTAAATCAATACAATATCACCGCTGATCGTGGGTCAAAAGACTCAAGAATGTATGAAAAAAACGGTTTGGTTTATTGGGTGTTGGATGGAAAAGGCAACAGACTTGGGGTACCAATTAAGGCCAGCAGCATCTACGGCAAGCCTACTTTAAAGCACCTTGAGGATCGTTTCCGGCTAAATGAGGTGCTTCGCAAACCCTTGAAAGAGCGCCTAAAGACTGTACTTGACAAAGCCTTATTAACGCCGGTTTCAAAAGCGGCGTTTCAAAAGAAGTTAAAAGCGGATGGTATCCAGGTCATTTTCCGGCAGAATGAAGAAGGCCGTTTGTACGGGATAACCTTCGTCGATCACCAATCGAAAGCGGTGTTTAACGGTAGTGATTTAGGTAAAAATTACAGCGCAGCTGCGCTGATGAACTGGTTCCGAAATGATGAAATAAACCGTAGCGAAACCGTTTCGGCAAGAGAAACCAACAATAGAAATGCTCCTGGTTTTGCTGACAAATTTTCAGGCTCAAACCCAACAGGTGGTGATAGCGATTCACTGCTAAACATATTATTCAAAGAAGAACAACAGGATATGGCCGCACTCGGCAGACTGCAACAAAATAAGCGCAAGAAGAGAAGAAAAGGTAACTCACTTTAA
- a CDS encoding helix-turn-helix domain-containing protein, with the protein MANYNETSNDFPKVHRDQLITVQDLIDFKQQLIVDIKKLLKEQTGHPGHQWLKAFEIKKMLRLSESKLQYLRDKGLIPFKKLGGITYYNLEDIQALMNSGKLNDQMKMA; encoded by the coding sequence ATGGCAAATTATAATGAAACTTCAAATGACTTTCCCAAAGTTCACCGTGATCAGTTGATCACGGTGCAGGACTTGATCGATTTTAAGCAACAGCTGATTGTTGACATCAAAAAGCTATTAAAAGAACAGACCGGCCATCCGGGACACCAATGGCTTAAAGCGTTCGAGATCAAAAAGATGCTGCGCCTTTCAGAAAGCAAGCTTCAATACCTTCGCGACAAAGGCCTGATCCCTTTTAAAAAGTTGGGTGGTATAACTTATTACAACCTTGAAGACATCCAGGCGCTGATGAACTCCGGTAAGTTGAACGATCAAATGAAAATGGCATGA
- a CDS encoding RteC domain-containing protein, translated as MRTFAERFYSALENQLNEVSINGDSLADQYKTSIMLCKKAMAKLKNYISSYAFENKEDEIYFFKVLKPQFYSKYIFFINVYNFIMQKPTGGDEIVKEYINYELTDLKRFFDHNHSFYQYYRSGSTQMDEIYFTRGGFDVHVELEDFEEDEVYSTSHDYKLSKIIANEKYQDFLNLELQKLIEHNEEPTPMALELPLTWTFNKTDLIELIYALVALGVFNNGNTEIKTVVSFFQTAFHVDLGQYYHKYTDITRRKKDRTAFLDKLKLALLRRIEDKLDEDGSFQQKIKFG; from the coding sequence ATGAGAACATTTGCAGAGCGCTTCTACAGTGCTTTAGAGAACCAGTTAAATGAAGTTTCCATTAACGGCGATTCCTTAGCCGATCAGTACAAGACCTCCATAATGCTTTGCAAAAAGGCAATGGCCAAATTAAAGAACTACATATCCAGCTATGCCTTCGAAAACAAAGAAGATGAAATTTATTTCTTCAAAGTGCTAAAGCCACAGTTTTACAGCAAATACATCTTCTTTATCAATGTATATAACTTCATCATGCAGAAACCAACCGGCGGTGACGAGATCGTGAAGGAATACATAAACTACGAATTGACCGACCTGAAAAGGTTTTTCGACCATAATCATTCTTTTTATCAATATTATCGTTCAGGATCTACACAAATGGATGAGATCTACTTTACACGGGGCGGTTTTGACGTCCACGTTGAATTAGAAGATTTTGAGGAAGATGAGGTTTATTCAACCAGCCACGATTATAAGTTATCAAAGATCATCGCTAACGAAAAATATCAGGATTTTTTAAATCTGGAATTGCAGAAGCTTATTGAACATAATGAAGAACCAACTCCAATGGCCCTTGAATTACCGTTAACCTGGACATTCAACAAAACGGATCTGATTGAATTGATCTATGCCCTTGTTGCTTTGGGCGTTTTCAATAACGGCAATACGGAAATTAAAACCGTAGTCAGTTTTTTTCAAACGGCATTCCACGTCGATCTTGGCCAGTATTATCATAAGTACACCGACATTACCAGACGAAAGAAAGATCGTACCGCTTTCTTAGATAAATTGAAACTTGCTCTATTGCGTAGAATTGAAGATAAATTAGATGAAGACGGATCTTTTCAGCAAAAGATCAAATTTGGCTAA
- a CDS encoding helix-turn-helix domain-containing protein: protein MNKEVLLKDLGEKIRIVRKDKGITQVQLAHSIGKDQQSIQRLETGNINPSYIYLQEIAEGLNMSLLDLLSQELPAKA, encoded by the coding sequence ATGAATAAGGAAGTATTATTAAAAGACCTGGGTGAAAAGATCCGCATTGTCCGCAAGGATAAGGGGATCACGCAGGTACAACTTGCCCACTCCATCGGAAAAGACCAGCAATCAATTCAGCGCTTAGAAACAGGAAACATAAATCCTTCTTATATTTACCTACAGGAAATAGCAGAAGGCTTAAATATGAGCTTGTTAGATCTCCTAAGCCAGGAATTGCCTGCAAAAGCCTGA
- a CDS encoding RES family NAD+ phosphorylase gives MAEDLIDENGRIAKVANNKFNTERLNVQPIHKIIDKLNWYRSLFGKVHDLPEEQYELLKKNVATFFNLKSVVKAVSLPRHLVRISHNTNIFSGRSKPVSYFTSIEDILAPPSHLVKINRCNIERQRVLYCSLDEASAFWETKPKYGDIITVTRFVLKNGAESTCSVIIPEPFSAENFSDPLRLVYSLIREFFVDVFTLKVDRSRPRDYLFSAVISSEQLFYPIRSKDDVEAIIYPSVQRKGFGDNIALRNDVFLQKYFFVSAETRFILDEYIEHDPMSQEPTADQVMASFYSYSYNPITSKISYNSKVDEIFELLKKFQDPKNPQTRIDNGPDIPKNIAFNMSDPEFIIPEYLEEFRRNNNAQDKGTPDEK, from the coding sequence ATGGCAGAAGATTTAATTGATGAAAACGGAAGAATTGCCAAAGTCGCTAATAACAAGTTTAATACAGAAAGATTAAATGTTCAGCCAATACATAAAATAATTGATAAATTAAACTGGTACCGATCACTCTTCGGCAAGGTTCATGATTTACCGGAAGAGCAGTATGAATTGCTAAAAAAAAATGTAGCAACATTTTTCAATTTAAAATCAGTTGTAAAAGCTGTTAGTTTGCCAAGGCATCTGGTCAGAATATCCCATAACACAAATATTTTTTCTGGCAGGTCGAAACCGGTAAGTTATTTTACAAGTATAGAAGATATCCTCGCCCCACCATCACATTTAGTCAAAATTAACAGATGCAATATTGAGAGGCAAAGAGTGCTTTATTGCTCTCTTGATGAAGCCTCTGCATTTTGGGAGACTAAGCCTAAATATGGGGATATAATAACAGTTACTCGGTTTGTACTGAAAAATGGTGCTGAATCCACATGCTCCGTAATTATTCCTGAACCATTTTCAGCTGAAAATTTTTCAGATCCACTACGATTAGTTTATTCCTTGATTAGGGAGTTTTTCGTAGATGTATTTACATTAAAAGTAGACAGAAGTAGGCCTAGAGATTATCTATTTAGTGCAGTCATTAGTTCCGAACAATTATTCTATCCTATCCGCTCAAAAGATGATGTCGAAGCAATAATTTATCCGTCTGTACAGAGGAAAGGATTTGGCGATAACATTGCTTTAAGAAATGATGTTTTTTTGCAGAAATATTTTTTTGTGTCTGCAGAAACTAGGTTTATTCTTGATGAGTATATTGAACATGATCCAATGTCTCAAGAACCAACAGCAGATCAAGTAATGGCTTCCTTTTATTCATACTCGTATAATCCTATAACGTCCAAGATATCTTACAATTCCAAAGTGGACGAAATATTTGAATTACTTAAAAAATTTCAAGACCCTAAAAACCCACAAACGCGTATTGACAACGGTCCTGATATACCAAAAAATATTGCTTTCAATATGAGCGATCCGGAATTTATTATTCCTGAATATTTGGAAGAGTTTCGACGTAACAATAATGCTCAAGACAAGGGAACTCCAGACGAAAAATAG
- a CDS encoding AAA family ATPase, with protein sequence MSKEPNKNQSLKYLTDLVSAGLLGDVRKVEAVALSLARSIKQTDPEISKEIQAIISTRSTGGLNAIRSSGAGLTPIPTDTETHLEMAQVKSPTLIEGDVPVFNLVLRNQIEDILEERNNLKVLLEEGIKPSSSLLLIGQPGTGKTMLAHFIAKRLDKNLVIMDLSASISNLMGKTGTNIKKVLNFAKSTGSVLLLDEFDAIAKKRDDNSDLGEIKRVVNVLLMELEDWPISSMVIATSNHPELLDRAIWRRFDHIIEIPIPDLEERNELLKQNLDKYFSQDLQIMPIPLISEMLAEKSAADICKFSNNVKKRVVIKNEAFATATLNELENFCSDKKIRGKFCVLAKKMLGKDMTVRKLADITGLSPAGVQHHLAKSKSHE encoded by the coding sequence ATGAGCAAAGAACCAAACAAAAATCAATCTTTAAAATATTTAACCGACTTGGTTTCCGCTGGCTTATTGGGCGATGTAAGGAAAGTGGAAGCGGTTGCTCTAAGCTTGGCCAGGTCTATTAAGCAAACAGATCCTGAAATTTCTAAAGAAATTCAGGCTATCATTAGTACAAGGTCAACGGGCGGACTGAATGCAATCAGATCATCCGGCGCGGGGCTTACGCCAATACCAACGGACACAGAAACACACTTGGAAATGGCACAGGTAAAAAGTCCAACATTGATTGAAGGTGATGTTCCGGTATTTAATCTGGTATTACGGAATCAGATCGAAGATATTTTAGAGGAGAGAAACAATCTTAAAGTTTTATTGGAAGAAGGAATTAAGCCTTCTTCAAGCTTATTGCTTATTGGGCAACCAGGAACCGGTAAAACCATGTTAGCTCATTTTATTGCTAAAAGACTTGATAAAAATTTAGTCATCATGGATCTTTCTGCCAGTATCTCCAACTTAATGGGTAAAACAGGAACGAACATAAAAAAAGTATTGAATTTTGCCAAATCAACCGGTTCGGTACTTTTACTTGATGAATTTGATGCCATAGCAAAGAAGCGCGATGACAATAGCGATTTAGGCGAAATTAAGCGAGTTGTTAATGTTCTTTTGATGGAACTAGAGGATTGGCCGATATCATCAATGGTTATTGCGACAAGTAACCACCCTGAACTTTTAGACAGGGCGATATGGCGGCGTTTCGATCATATAATTGAGATACCTATTCCTGATCTTGAAGAAAGAAACGAATTACTTAAACAAAACTTAGATAAGTATTTCTCGCAGGATCTTCAAATTATGCCAATACCCTTAATTTCTGAAATGCTGGCAGAAAAGAGTGCTGCTGATATCTGCAAATTTTCAAATAATGTAAAGAAACGGGTTGTTATAAAAAATGAAGCTTTTGCTACAGCGACCCTTAACGAATTAGAAAATTTTTGTTCCGACAAAAAAATCAGGGGAAAATTTTGCGTCCTCGCGAAGAAGATGCTCGGAAAAGATATGACGGTCAGAAAATTAGCAGACATAACTGGACTTAGCCCCGCAGGCGTACAACATCACTTAGCTAAATCAAAATCTCATGAGTAA
- the mobC gene encoding conjugal transfer protein MobC, translated as MQTGENEQALRKIIDFTRLLSIAILIVHFYLSCYPAFQILGLTKPFVNHILLPLSKMVVFAKVLYAKLAALLLLMISLVGSKGKKDESIKASRIMIYCLTGLIFYFISSLFLTLRYPATTIALLYIGVTAIGYMLLLSGVSLLFRMLKLNLGKDIFNKENESFPQEERLLENEYSINLPAVYNLKGKSRNSWINIINPFRGTLIGGSPGAGKSYFVIRHIITQHIEKGFTMLVYDFKYDDLTKIVYNALLKYGHLYKVKPTQYVINLENIMHRANPLEPHTMIDITDAIDSSRTIMLGLNREWIKKQGDFFVESPINFITAIMWFLKKYEDGRYCTLPHVIELAQVDYKDLFEVLLQEPEIEVLINPFVSAWQNEAYEQLEGQVASAKISLARLSSPQLYYVLSGNDFSLDINNPDEPKVVCLANNPQKSQVYGAVLSLYINRINKLVNRKNQQKCSMIFDEFPTIYFNGIDNLIATARSNKVAVTLAVQDYSQLKKDYGREQAEVILNIVGNVVFGQVTGDTAKQLSERFGKINQEKESISINSQDTSISRSTQLDYAIPASKISGLSSGEFVGMVADDPDNKIELKTFHNAIQNDHCAIREEEAAYQPIPKVRDVDQAEVLLAYHQIKQDIKLLVDSVLSNLC; from the coding sequence ATGCAAACAGGTGAAAACGAACAAGCCCTTAGAAAGATTATTGACTTTACCAGGCTTTTAAGCATTGCTATTTTAATAGTCCATTTTTATTTAAGCTGTTACCCGGCTTTTCAGATCTTAGGTTTAACCAAACCTTTTGTAAATCATATTTTATTGCCGCTATCAAAAATGGTAGTTTTTGCCAAAGTGCTTTATGCTAAACTGGCGGCACTCTTGCTATTAATGATCTCCCTTGTAGGCAGCAAGGGGAAAAAGGATGAATCCATTAAAGCCAGCAGAATAATGATTTATTGTCTAACAGGCTTGATCTTTTATTTCATCAGTTCGCTATTCCTCACCCTTCGTTATCCGGCAACGACTATAGCATTATTGTACATAGGCGTTACTGCTATTGGTTATATGCTCCTGTTGTCAGGTGTGAGCTTGCTTTTCAGGATGCTTAAACTAAACTTAGGTAAGGATATCTTTAATAAAGAAAACGAATCGTTTCCACAGGAAGAGCGGCTATTAGAAAATGAATACTCAATCAACTTACCGGCAGTTTATAATCTGAAAGGTAAGAGCCGCAATAGCTGGATCAATATTATTAACCCTTTCAGAGGTACGCTGATCGGCGGCAGCCCAGGCGCTGGTAAGTCTTATTTTGTTATCCGTCACATCATCACCCAGCATATTGAAAAGGGATTTACCATGTTAGTTTATGATTTTAAATATGATGATCTAACAAAGATTGTCTACAATGCGCTGCTTAAATACGGCCACTTATATAAAGTGAAGCCTACGCAATACGTCATTAATTTGGAGAATATTATGCACCGGGCTAATCCCTTAGAACCGCATACAATGATCGATATAACTGACGCGATAGATTCAAGCCGCACGATCATGCTTGGCCTTAACCGCGAGTGGATAAAGAAACAAGGCGATTTCTTCGTTGAATCTCCGATCAACTTTATTACAGCGATCATGTGGTTTTTAAAGAAATATGAAGATGGGCGCTATTGCACATTGCCCCATGTGATCGAGTTGGCTCAGGTAGACTATAAAGATCTTTTTGAGGTATTACTTCAGGAACCCGAAATTGAAGTACTCATTAACCCATTTGTTTCGGCCTGGCAAAATGAAGCGTATGAGCAGTTGGAAGGACAGGTAGCAAGTGCCAAGATCAGCCTGGCCCGTTTGTCATCACCGCAGTTATATTATGTCTTGAGCGGCAATGATTTTTCGTTAGATATCAATAATCCGGATGAACCAAAAGTAGTGTGCCTGGCCAACAACCCGCAAAAATCACAAGTTTACGGAGCTGTATTATCTTTATACATTAACAGGATAAACAAGCTGGTTAACCGAAAAAATCAGCAAAAGTGCAGTATGATCTTTGATGAGTTCCCTACTATTTATTTCAATGGCATTGACAATCTCATCGCTACCGCCCGTTCCAACAAAGTCGCTGTTACCTTAGCCGTTCAGGATTACAGCCAGCTTAAAAAAGATTATGGCCGTGAACAGGCAGAAGTTATTTTAAATATTGTCGGTAATGTTGTTTTCGGACAGGTAACGGGAGATACTGCCAAGCAATTATCCGAACGCTTTGGCAAGATCAATCAGGAAAAGGAAAGTATTTCCATCAATAGCCAGGATACTTCCATTAGCAGATCAACGCAATTGGACTATGCGATACCTGCATCAAAGATATCGGGTTTATCTTCCGGTGAGTTTGTAGGAATGGTCGCAGATGACCCAGATAACAAGATCGAGTTAAAGACCTTTCATAACGCGATTCAGAACGATCATTGCGCCATACGCGAAGAAGAAGCAGCTTATCAGCCTATCCCTAAAGTGCGTGATGTTGACCAGGCAGAAGTTTTATTGGCCTACCATCAAATCAAGCAGGATATTAAATTATTGGTTGATAGCGTGTTAAGTAACCTATGTTGA
- a CDS encoding plasmid mobilization protein — MENQEENRERKVTTRFKPNEFKVLDTRFKKTRFLKMSEYIRCVLLEKPVTVNYRDKSMDEMLEELALLRKELNAIGNNLNQAVRQINSAHGNADNRLWLNLLSIIGSKVDPAIGQIKERMQSFSELWSQKLKPGEVSAAQ, encoded by the coding sequence ATGGAAAATCAAGAAGAAAATCGGGAACGTAAAGTAACCACACGGTTCAAACCCAATGAATTTAAAGTGCTCGATACCCGGTTTAAGAAAACCCGCTTTTTAAAAATGAGCGAATATATCCGGTGCGTGCTGCTTGAAAAACCAGTCACAGTAAACTACCGTGATAAGTCGATGGATGAAATGCTGGAAGAATTGGCTCTACTCCGAAAGGAGTTAAACGCAATTGGCAATAATCTTAACCAGGCGGTTCGCCAAATCAATAGTGCTCACGGAAATGCGGATAACAGGTTATGGTTAAATCTGCTTTCCATTATCGGCAGCAAGGTTGATCCGGCAATCGGACAGATTAAAGAACGTATGCAAAGTTTCTCAGAATTATGGTCGCAAAAATTAAAACCGGGAGAAGTATCAGCGGCGCAATAA
- a CDS encoding ParA family protein, whose amino-acid sequence MGKIITVAHQKGGVGKSTLAMNLAVCFQDQLKVALVDTDLQGSLIQIKEELPDLAVLSNDELQEIKSLDYDLIIVDTPPYLSNKLPELFGLSDFILIPTKAGFFDVMAIRSTIALLKDAQVTKPDIQAGIVINMIKPRSGITKEVSGLLASMETPVLDTMIYDRVSIARSSITAGVLQGSDTKAITEITALAEEIVNRISA is encoded by the coding sequence ATGGGAAAGATCATCACCGTAGCCCACCAAAAAGGGGGTGTAGGAAAAAGCACACTCGCTATGAATTTAGCCGTGTGTTTTCAGGATCAATTAAAGGTTGCTTTAGTTGATACGGATTTGCAAGGCAGCCTTATTCAGATCAAAGAGGAACTGCCTGACCTCGCAGTATTAAGTAACGACGAATTGCAGGAAATTAAAAGTTTAGACTACGATCTCATTATCGTCGATACGCCGCCTTACCTGTCGAACAAGCTGCCGGAATTATTTGGACTATCCGACTTTATATTAATACCGACGAAGGCCGGATTTTTTGATGTGATGGCTATCCGTTCGACCATCGCACTGTTAAAAGATGCGCAGGTAACGAAACCGGATATACAGGCCGGCATTGTTATAAATATGATCAAGCCGCGCTCTGGTATTACCAAGGAAGTGAGCGGACTTTTAGCAAGCATGGAAACCCCCGTTTTAGATACAATGATATATGACCGCGTGAGCATCGCAAGGTCATCTATTACCGCTGGGGTTTTGCAAGGAAGCGATACCAAAGCGATAACAGAGATAACAGCTTTAGCGGAAGAGATCGTTAACCGCATCAGTGCATAA